In a genomic window of Methanosarcina horonobensis HB-1 = JCM 15518:
- a CDS encoding N-acetyltransferase — protein MIRKARISDVVEMKQIINTYSKDELMLARSLSEMYENIRDYYVCEIEGEVIGCCALHVVWEDLAEILALAVRPDCSRKGVGTKLVSACLEDAKSLGMKEVFALTYVPGFFETLGFNIVDKNSLPRKIWSGCIRCPKFPDCNEIAVLKSIEV, from the coding sequence TTGATCAGAAAAGCCAGGATAAGTGATGTTGTTGAGATGAAACAGATCATCAACACTTACTCCAAGGACGAGCTTATGCTTGCTCGTTCCCTGAGTGAGATGTACGAAAACATAAGGGACTATTACGTATGTGAGATCGAAGGTGAAGTTATTGGATGCTGTGCCCTCCATGTTGTCTGGGAAGACCTTGCTGAAATCCTTGCTCTCGCAGTTAGACCTGACTGTTCAAGAAAAGGAGTGGGCACAAAGCTTGTCTCAGCCTGTCTTGAGGACGCAAAAAGCCTCGGCATGAAAGAAGTCTTTGCCCTTACTTACGTGCCTGGTTTTTTTGAAACCCTGGGCTTTAATATCGTTGACAAAAACAGCCTTCCCAGGAAAATCTGGTCTGGTTGTATCAGGTGCCCCAAATTTCCGGACTGCAATGAGATTGCGGTTCTTAAATCTATTGAAGTCTGA
- a CDS encoding biotin transporter BioY — protein MHIRKNHSYSVHTPELRKMVFASLFAALTAAGAYIQIPIPFSPVPVTLQVFFVLLAGSMLKSKWGSLSMVVYTLLGIAGLPVFAGGSSGLGVLLGPTGGYIFGFILAAFLTGKLAEKAEDTEKSGLAINALNMSTGILIIYALGVFQLMLVAEIGLGTALTLGAIPFIPGEIVKTSVAAYIASTYEL, from the coding sequence ATGCATATAAGAAAGAATCATTCTTACTCCGTCCATACCCCAGAACTCAGGAAAATGGTTTTTGCATCTCTTTTTGCAGCCCTGACTGCCGCAGGAGCTTACATACAGATCCCTATACCCTTTTCACCTGTTCCTGTTACACTGCAGGTTTTCTTTGTCCTGCTTGCAGGAAGCATGTTGAAGAGTAAATGGGGAAGCCTGAGCATGGTTGTATATACCCTTCTTGGTATTGCAGGGCTTCCGGTTTTTGCAGGAGGCAGTTCAGGGTTAGGAGTGCTCCTCGGACCTACAGGAGGATATATCTTCGGATTTATACTGGCTGCCTTCCTTACAGGCAAGCTTGCCGAGAAAGCAGAGGATACCGAAAAATCCGGACTTGCAATCAATGCCCTTAATATGAGCACAGGAATTTTGATTATATATGCCCTGGGGGTTTTCCAGTTAATGCTGGTAGCTGAAATAGGACTTGGGACAGCCCTTACCCTTGGAGCCATTCCCTTCATTCCTGGAGAAATAGTAAAAACCTCAGTTGCAGCATATATAGCTTCGACCTATGAGCTCTAA
- the feoB gene encoding ferrous iron transport protein B — protein MIEISSSCCNSGDRGKKNSPYEKNPPYDLTLAFIGNPSVGKSVFFSRLTGVGVEVSNYPGTTVSLKTGNVKVKDRTIEVVDLPGIYSLGVANEDEKVTKRFLIEDSPDVIINVLDASRLERNLYLTLQLLELDIPMVIALNQVDLAAELGILIDTDKLSELLGLPVVPTVATWGVGLDEVVLVALEEAGKVQKHHRVRYSQWIRQALSGIDHAFPNTSQSVKIAALLNDAEFVELCCMPPEANAILSSARRFRQNLEIDHGISVPDTVARDLYGESGFIVDSVVSSFEPKKRFRDRIDRVLTSPNFGIAVLISALLLTFLLVFRIGGFLETWIVNDLFEPYIIQPIEEMTLGMAPVLRNLILYSLRGVEAGFAIAIPYIAVFYAILSIFEDSGYLTRAAFILDNLTHKLGLHGRAVIPLVLGFGCNVPAIMAVHALGTRREKRIASLLISLVPCSARTVIILGLVGTFVGFWPAVSIYVLEIVIIAAMGWILGRTLPGQKSGFIMEMTPLRKPELKSTLRKTWMKSREFLYIAFPLLLAGSAALGIADALGLLSIFQDFVEPISVGLLGLPAFAATALVFGILRKEMALQILAVLAGTANFAAVMTPLQMYQFAVITTIYVPCVATIAVLKHELGTKDTAMIVTFTIGLALVAGVLIRIFGPLFL, from the coding sequence GTGATAGAGATTTCCAGCTCATGCTGTAATTCAGGCGATAGAGGTAAAAAGAATTCTCCTTATGAAAAAAATCCTCCTTATGATTTGACACTTGCTTTTATAGGTAACCCCAGCGTTGGAAAAAGTGTTTTCTTCAGCAGGCTTACAGGAGTCGGAGTCGAGGTATCCAACTATCCGGGAACCACCGTTTCGCTTAAAACAGGAAATGTGAAAGTAAAAGACAGGACTATTGAAGTAGTTGATCTTCCTGGAATATATTCTCTTGGGGTTGCGAACGAAGATGAAAAAGTAACCAAAAGATTTCTTATTGAAGATTCACCGGATGTTATTATCAATGTCCTTGACGCAAGCAGGCTTGAGAGAAACCTGTATCTGACCCTTCAGTTGCTTGAACTTGATATCCCCATGGTTATTGCCTTAAATCAGGTAGACCTGGCCGCAGAGCTGGGGATTCTTATTGATACGGACAAACTTTCAGAACTCCTGGGCCTGCCTGTAGTTCCAACTGTTGCAACCTGGGGAGTAGGGCTTGATGAGGTAGTGCTTGTGGCTCTTGAAGAGGCAGGAAAAGTCCAGAAGCACCACAGGGTAAGATACAGCCAGTGGATTCGCCAGGCTTTATCCGGGATTGACCATGCTTTTCCGAATACGTCTCAAAGTGTTAAGATCGCAGCCCTATTAAACGATGCCGAATTTGTTGAACTCTGCTGCATGCCGCCTGAAGCCAACGCAATTCTCTCTTCTGCCAGGCGATTCAGGCAGAACCTTGAAATCGATCATGGAATTTCAGTTCCTGATACCGTTGCAAGGGATCTGTATGGAGAATCCGGGTTTATAGTCGACAGCGTGGTCTCAAGTTTTGAGCCAAAAAAAAGATTTCGCGACAGGATAGATAGAGTTCTTACCTCTCCTAACTTCGGGATTGCAGTCCTGATATCCGCGCTGCTCCTTACGTTTCTTCTCGTCTTCAGGATAGGGGGCTTTCTTGAAACCTGGATTGTGAACGACCTTTTTGAGCCTTACATAATCCAGCCCATCGAAGAAATGACTCTTGGCATGGCACCTGTCCTTAGAAACCTGATTCTCTATTCCTTGAGGGGTGTAGAGGCAGGATTTGCAATTGCAATCCCCTATATTGCAGTTTTCTATGCTATCCTTTCCATATTCGAGGACTCAGGCTATCTGACAAGGGCAGCTTTTATCCTGGACAACCTGACCCATAAACTCGGGCTTCATGGGAGAGCTGTTATCCCTCTGGTCCTGGGTTTTGGCTGCAATGTCCCTGCAATAATGGCTGTACATGCCCTTGGCACAAGAAGGGAAAAGCGGATAGCTTCGCTTCTCATCTCTCTTGTTCCCTGCTCTGCAAGGACAGTTATTATACTGGGGCTTGTAGGAACTTTTGTTGGTTTCTGGCCTGCTGTTTCTATTTATGTACTGGAGATCGTCATCATTGCTGCAATGGGCTGGATTCTCGGAAGAACCCTGCCGGGCCAGAAAAGCGGTTTCATTATGGAAATGACCCCCCTCAGGAAACCTGAACTTAAATCAACCCTCAGGAAAACCTGGATGAAAAGTCGTGAGTTTTTATACATCGCTTTTCCGTTGCTGCTTGCAGGAAGCGCAGCCCTTGGAATTGCCGATGCCCTGGGACTTCTTTCTATCTTCCAGGACTTCGTAGAACCCATATCTGTAGGACTTCTAGGGCTTCCGGCTTTTGCCGCAACAGCGCTTGTTTTTGGAATTCTCAGAAAAGAAATGGCACTTCAGATCCTGGCAGTGCTTGCAGGGACAGCCAATTTTGCAGCTGTAATGACCCCTCTTCAGATGTACCAGTTTGCGGTTATAACAACCATTTATGTCCCGTGCGTGGCAACGATTGCAGTCCTGAAGCATGAGCTTGGTACAAAGGATACGGCTATGATTGTCACCTTCACTATAGGTCTCGCTCTTGTAGCGGGTGTTTTAATCCGGATTTTCGGGCCCCTTTTCCTTTAA
- a CDS encoding metal-dependent transcriptional regulator: protein MHTDRLEEYLETILYLITKNRSPAKTKQIAEELNVSSPSVTEMIKKLHSMGFVEYKPYQGVELTEKGTEEAVRIKRKHQVLETFLADVLDFDRKEAHREACELEHAVSDSVLERLYDFLGNPEYCPDGHPINIDKSNLQREEGFIPLDEMREGSSGTIVRVTLPRETKERLTSLGIITGEDIEVRRKQKQGCISVMAVGSEIALGRDIAKKIFITPKGKSL from the coding sequence ATGCATACAGATCGACTTGAAGAGTATCTTGAAACTATTCTTTACCTTATTACAAAAAACCGGAGCCCTGCAAAAACCAAACAAATTGCAGAAGAACTTAATGTATCTTCACCCAGTGTGACGGAAATGATAAAAAAGTTGCATTCGATGGGGTTTGTCGAATATAAGCCCTATCAAGGGGTTGAATTGACTGAAAAAGGGACTGAAGAAGCCGTCCGGATCAAAAGGAAACACCAGGTGCTTGAAACTTTCCTGGCTGATGTCCTTGATTTTGACAGAAAGGAAGCTCACAGGGAAGCCTGCGAGCTTGAGCATGCGGTATCGGACTCGGTGCTTGAGAGACTTTACGATTTCCTTGGAAACCCTGAGTACTGCCCTGACGGGCACCCGATAAATATCGATAAAAGCAATTTGCAGCGAGAAGAAGGATTCATCCCCCTCGATGAGATGAGAGAGGGAAGTTCAGGCACGATTGTCAGGGTAACCCTTCCAAGAGAAACAAAAGAGCGTTTAACCTCTCTTGGCATCATAACCGGAGAGGATATTGAAGTCAGACGCAAGCAGAAACAGGGCTGTATTTCGGTGATGGCTGTCGGGTCTGAAATTGCTCTTGGAAGAGATATAGCAAAAAAAATTTTCATCACTCCTAAAGGCAAAAGCCTGTAA
- a CDS encoding energy-coupling factor transporter ATPase, producing the protein MPIILENVSVFYSRNTPLEIAALKDVNLRIEKGEFVGILGEKGAGKSTLIKLFNGLLHPDSGKVTVDGLDPSSKKVKSRVGMVFQQAADQLFCRTVYEEIAFGPLNFGYSRKETEERVFEAVEAVSLDRAMLSRDPFSLSGGEMQRVALAGALALRPDYLVLDEPITGLDPAGKKEILDTLKKVKDQGTAVITITHNLKGFFPLLERIVLVREGRINFQGSRKEYLETENMPLPPVASMMRELKSRGVPVNPAVFTVEEALEEILRVKAAIEKEEAEKQPKKRV; encoded by the coding sequence ATGCCGATTATTCTTGAAAACGTAAGTGTTTTCTATTCAAGGAATACCCCTCTTGAAATTGCAGCCTTAAAGGATGTTAATCTGCGCATAGAAAAAGGGGAATTCGTAGGGATCCTGGGAGAAAAAGGTGCAGGAAAATCCACCCTCATAAAGCTGTTTAACGGACTTTTGCATCCGGATTCGGGAAAAGTAACCGTTGATGGACTTGACCCTTCCTCGAAAAAGGTTAAAAGCAGGGTAGGGATGGTCTTTCAACAGGCTGCAGACCAGCTCTTTTGCAGGACTGTATACGAGGAAATCGCATTCGGGCCGCTAAATTTTGGATATTCCAGAAAAGAAACTGAAGAAAGGGTCTTTGAAGCCGTTGAAGCTGTCTCTCTTGATCGCGCAATGCTGTCCAGAGATCCTTTTAGCCTGAGCGGGGGAGAGATGCAGAGGGTTGCCCTTGCAGGCGCCCTTGCCCTCAGGCCGGACTACCTTGTGCTGGACGAACCCATAACAGGGCTAGACCCTGCCGGAAAAAAAGAAATTCTGGATACTCTCAAAAAAGTAAAGGATCAGGGAACTGCAGTTATTACTATAACTCATAACCTTAAAGGGTTCTTCCCCCTGCTGGAAAGGATAGTGCTCGTTCGGGAAGGAAGGATAAATTTTCAGGGAAGCAGAAAAGAGTACCTGGAAACCGAAAATATGCCTCTTCCCCCAGTGGCATCAATGATGAGAGAACTTAAGTCCAGAGGAGTGCCGGTAAACCCTGCTGTCTTTACTGTTGAGGAAGCCCTTGAAGAGATATTGAGAGTGAAAGCAGCGATTGAAAAAGAAGAGGCTGAAAAACAGCCCAAAAAGAGAGTCTAA
- a CDS encoding energy-coupling factor transporter ATPase produces the protein MIRLENVSYNYPGGTPALRNINLAIRKGEYLGIIGRNGSGKSTLALHLNGLLRPQKGKVMVKGMDTGDFSKLQEIRKIVGIVFQNPETQFIGRTVEEDLAFGPENLCLPPAEIRRRVERALAEIKLEKYRYHSPKTLSGGQGQCIALAGILAMEPECLVFDEVTSMLDPASGEAVLKRVKRLHEKGKTIVYTTHNLEELHTADRIIVMDRGRIVLEGETENVLSDPSLRSLGLIPPSLIELAEQLKNHGVPIPWEKTSSPSSFAEEICRLFLKT, from the coding sequence ATGATCAGGCTCGAAAACGTAAGTTACAATTATCCTGGTGGAACCCCTGCTCTCAGAAACATAAATCTTGCAATAAGAAAGGGGGAGTATCTGGGGATAATAGGCAGAAACGGGAGCGGAAAATCCACTCTTGCTCTCCATCTTAACGGACTCCTTAGACCCCAGAAAGGAAAGGTCATGGTAAAGGGAATGGATACAGGAGATTTTTCAAAGCTCCAGGAGATCAGGAAAATTGTTGGCATCGTATTTCAGAACCCTGAAACTCAATTTATTGGCAGGACCGTAGAAGAAGACCTTGCCTTCGGACCTGAAAACCTTTGCCTTCCTCCTGCGGAGATACGGAGGCGGGTGGAGAGAGCCCTTGCTGAAATAAAACTTGAGAAATACAGATATCATTCTCCAAAAACCCTGAGTGGCGGACAGGGACAGTGCATTGCTCTTGCAGGAATCCTTGCCATGGAGCCAGAGTGCCTTGTTTTTGATGAAGTAACCTCCATGCTTGACCCTGCTTCCGGAGAAGCAGTCCTTAAGCGCGTAAAAAGGCTGCATGAAAAAGGAAAAACCATAGTATACACCACACATAATCTTGAAGAGCTTCATACAGCAGACAGAATTATAGTAATGGACAGAGGCAGAATAGTGCTTGAGGGAGAAACCGAAAATGTGCTATCAGATCCTTCTCTCCGGAGTCTCGGACTTATTCCGCCTTCCCTTATAGAACTTGCAGAGCAGCTGAAAAATCACGGAGTCCCTATCCCCTGGGAAAAGACCTCTTCCCCTTCCAGCTTTGCGGAGGAAATATGCCGATTATTCTTGAAAACGTAA